In Deltaproteobacteria bacterium, the genomic stretch GTTGGCGCTGGCGGCGGTGACAGGAGCTGTCAGAGATGAAGAAATACTGTGGCAGCAGGACAGAAGGAGGGTTGGTCATGGAAGACGGTGTTTCTGGGCACACTCAGATGGTTGTCCGCTGGGGCGTCAAGTTTTTCCTAATTGGCACGATCTTCATGTTTCTTGCAATCGCCATCTCCAGTGGTTGCGCCCAACAAACCTCGGAGTCCACGAAGGAGGCTGAGCCGCAAAAAGCAGTTGAGACAGTTTCACCACCGGCTCCGGCAAGCGCGGCAAAATCTATTGATTTCGCCAGAGCCATCGAGTGGGTGGCGGAGCGGACAATTCCCGCAGTAGTCCATATCGAGGTTACCGAACGTCAGGAGGTGATAAATCCCTTGCTGCCCTTTCAGGAGGATCCCTTCTTTCGCTACTTTTTTGGCTTT encodes the following:
- a CDS encoding trypsin-like peptidase domain-containing protein, which codes for MKKYCGSRTEGGLVMEDGVSGHTQMVVRWGVKFFLIGTIFMFLAIAISSGCAQQTSESTKEAEPQKAVETVSPPAPASAAKSIDFARAIEWVAERTIPAVVHIEVTERQEVINPLLPFQEDPFFRYFFGFPEMPRKFKRELKGLGTGMIMDAEGHILTNNHVAGGATKIEVLLANGKRYPAKLVGADPKT